From the Sebastes umbrosus isolate fSebUmb1 chromosome 2, fSebUmb1.pri, whole genome shotgun sequence genome, one window contains:
- the LOC119503886 gene encoding C-type lectin domain family 4 member M-like produces the protein MTGVEDVQLDLRQECENADDKSVLISTDEEERDRRQMQNSWLKRLRSNWQAVLIGFLVVLFCSVTAVHIAQIYELQRLTAESQLISETSTLLQIQNHQLIKLVNSSCKEKVTLLEHKYGQLKLLLNTTQQTFMELEAENQHQRSILSTDKMAFVWKFCNETTLQCARCEPGWVVHDSRCFFLSPETDTWERARNKCIVMGGDLAVVLNAEDQEFLTNLTFDFHQQHPNVSYLAAWIGLQDVLQEGIYRWVNGRSIGRNVIYWMPQEPKNTIDREGEDCVAIVPPKRIGQAHWLYNWDDNVCVGSRNFICETKAFT, from the coding sequence gaaagagacagaagacagatgcaaaacagctggcTGAAGAGACTGCGATCTAACTGGCAAGCTGTTTTGATTGGGTTTTTGGTGGTGCTTTTTTGTAGTGTGACCGCTGTCCACATTGCTCAGATATATGAACTGCAAAGACTGACAGCGGAATCACAGCTTATTTCAGAGACCTCCACGCTGCTGCAAATTCAAAACCATCAGCTGATAAAACTTGTGAACTCCAGTTGTAAAGAAAAAGTCACTCTTCTGGAACATAAGTATGGCCAACTGAAGCTGCtcctaaacacaacacaacaaacctTCATGGAGCTGGAAGCAGAAAATCAACACCAGCGTTCAATCCTGTCCACCGACAAAATGGCCTTCGTCTGGAAATTCTGCAACGAGACCACACTGCAGTGTGCACGCTGCGAGCCTGGCTGGGTCGTGCACGATTCACGTTGCTTCTTTTTGTCCCCGGAAACAGATACGTGGGAAAGAGCTCGCAACAAGTGTATTGTGATGGGTGGTGACCTGGCTGTTGTTTTGAATGCCGAAGACCAGGAATTCCTTACCAACTTGACTTTTGACTTCCACCAGCAGCACCCTAATGTAAGCTACCTTGCAGCGTGGATCGGGTTGCAGGACGTGTTGCAGGAGGGCATCTACAGGTGGGTCAATGGCAGAAGCATCGGCAGAAATGTCATTTACTGGATGCCCCAGGAGCCAAAAAACACCATCGACCGGGAAGGAGAGGACTGTGTTGCCATTGTCCCGCCGAAGCGCATTGGACAGGCACATTGGTTATACAACTGGGATGACAATGTTTGTGTTGGCAGCAGGAACTTCATTTGTGAGACCAAAGCTTTCACTTAG